A stretch of the Papaver somniferum cultivar HN1 chromosome 6, ASM357369v1, whole genome shotgun sequence genome encodes the following:
- the LOC113285677 gene encoding non-classical arabinogalactan protein 31-like, whose translation MVMSKVLVSLVLFISLCITSSIEAHPIHVPNRSPVALRRLVAVQGYVSCKPCIDVGQDTLMHSVPLPGATVKMICHGKTQDNPLILSAVTDKGGFFFIPPTKKVSEFGAKKRCRVYLHSPPTHSKCQHSTHMNGGLSGAYLRSIKPSKSSKPLPFALYTVGPFAYEPLPSACYKV comes from the exons ATGGTTATGTCTAAGGTTCTGGTATCATTAGTACTTTTCATTTCTCTCTGTATCACTTCTAGTATTGAAGCACATCCCATTCATGTTCCAAATCGATCTCCAGTTGCACTAAGAAGGCTTGTTGCCGTTCAAGGATATGTTTCCTGCAAGCCATGCATAGATGTTGGCCAAGATACCCTTATGCACTCTGTACCTCTCCCAG GTGCTACGGTGAAGATGATATGTCACGGCAAGACTCAAGATAACCCACTAATCCTAAGTGCTGTGACAGACAAGGGGGGTTTTTTCTTCATCCCACCCACAAAGAAGGTGAGTGAATTTGGTGCAAAGAAGAGGTGCAGAGTCTACCTACATTCACCACCAACCCACTCCAAGTGCCAACACTCAACCCACATGAACGGGGGTCTAAGTGGGGCTTACTTGAGGTCCATCAAGCCATCTAAAAGTTCTAAACCTCTTCCATTTGCGCTCTACACTGTTGGTCCCTTTGCTTATGAACCACTCCCATCAGCATGCTACAAAGTGTAG